In the genome of Drosophila kikkawai strain 14028-0561.14 chromosome 2R, DkikHiC1v2, whole genome shotgun sequence, the window ATAACTCAGTGTTAAAAAGGGGCTAAGTTTGAGATCCTTAGGTTAAAACCCACCTGGCTAAGCACCTCCTCCGCCTCACCGCTGCTTATCTCGTCGCTGGACTCCTGGCTGCTTTcggagctgctgccgctggtATCCTCTTCCTCAGCATTGGGCACAAAATCAGAGTCATCCTCGGAGTTCTCATTGGCATACTTGGCCAGCATCTGATCGATGGTCAGGTTGTGATCGGCATCGGCATGGGAGTCCTCCTCTCGAGGGCGCTTCATGACTGCAGGAGTGGTTTGTGTGGTCTGTGGGTACTCAAGatcttcaatttttttctcctttttgaGAGTTTATAACTAGAAAACTCACCTGCTCTGTGTTGCGCACGGTAAAAAGCCGCCCGGAGTTGGCTCTTTGCACTCCAGGTCGGCACATGGCCTTGGACAGCCACTGGGTGAGTTTATGAGTCAATCCTCGGCCACTGGCACTGCTGCTGCCATAGGAAAcctcctgctgttgctgcctcATCACCTTCAGTCCATGAACACGAATGGCCCTTAGCTTGCGACGCCTGGTCTGGATAAAGTAAACCATATCCGAGGGGGAGATGGGTCCATTGCCTATCATCAAGGCGCCCACCGACAACCAAATGCGAGTTAAACGCAGCAGGATGATGAGCATGAGGAAGGGACCCCAAGGCAAGGGACGGGCCAAGGGAACAGCTGATTTTTCTGCATAGAGAGAGGAAGAGGAAAATTATAGAATAAGGTCTAAAAGGCGGGGCAGAGGACCTCTCACCCTGCGGCAGACTCCACTTGGCCGTGTCTTCGATCATCACCAGCGCTCGGTCCGCACGCTCGATCACAAACTGTCCCATCCGCGTGCTCGCAAAGCGCTCCGCCTGCTCTCGAACCCGATCGTAGAAGCTGCGCGACTTCTGCAGTTCGCTGACTTCATCCTCATCGATATGGTCGCGCTGGCGCTGATCTTTGGCTCCCGTGCCCGTTCCCGTCGTTGTTCCCGTCTCTTGAGCCATCGTTTTTGCTGAttacaataaatacaattttattggtttttaattcGAAGGAGATAAAGGAGGAGAGAACTTCTTTTAAATGGGAATGAAGAGTGTAAGCCTTTGTCTAGGAGAACTGGGAGGAGTTGAGGAGATCCTAGagggatttatttattattttaaggtaATTTTTAAGTCTGTTTAAGTTggtttatttatgttaataaAGGTTTATCTCTTAAGAAGTTTATTAATCTagacataaaatatttttagtaatattttAAGGTCTCCGAATTTAGATGTTCACTATATATCATAGTTCTATGTAATATGCATCTCTATTTTTTCTATCtaccttaaaataatatatttaaataagagagattaatttaaggtaaatattttgttaaattagataaatatatgattttattttcggtaTGATTTTCCTAATGCCAGACATTTTTAAGAAGTATATTTCCTCTTCAAAAAGATGccccttaaaatatttttaatattcttggATAAATCAGAATATCATCTTTAATTCCGCTAAATCttcataaatattcaaattaatatcttaaatatcTCCTCCTTTATTAACCATTATTTTAATACCAAAATCCTTATATATTTCTCATTATAATCCCCTTAATAGCGATTTAATTTGTCGTAAAAGTAATTCACAAGACTCGGGATTGCCGCGTGATTACCGCCTGAGCGCCAGGCTTGGGAACACTTATAAAGAAACCCAATTCCAAAACAAAATCCAAGATTAATAGAGAATAATAATACGGTAGGTAGGTAATACCGTATTAATAAACCTGACTCGGCGAGGTCGTCTGCCTGAGCAACCGAAAGTGGATCCGCTTATCGATGCCAATCGGCGACAGCCATTTCGCACTTCGTTTTTGGCTTTTTCAGATTTGAGGTCGTCTGGCAAAACTTATATGTATTAaacttattatattaatatatatatattaatatttatacatatagttAATGCCTTCCGCCGGCTGGACCAGTGACTAAcattaacaacaaaacaaattgaagTATTATAAAATTAGACGTTCTGAACTTTGTACGATTCGGAACGGTGGAATAGTTCCATGCCGCCGCCGGCTATCGCCAAGATTGTGATGAATCTCCGTCTCGGAATCGTCGGCATGGTGAGGGTGAGGTTATTAGTTAGGTTATTTTAGAGATTGGCGAGATCTTTAGCTTATATTCCCGTATCAGGGATGATCCCAAATAAAGCCCCCCCTCCTCTTTCTACCGCTCTTTCTTGTCGTTTATATTTCCTttcccataaattaaattgtatattattGTTGATAGCTTCCATTTCGATTCCAttcttatttcttaaatactatactatatataatataatataaagttACACaagcactggcactggcactcgCATTcgatttatttgatatttatagCCGCTTATTGCATCGCCCAGAAAATACGCCAATTCtcaattaaataacaaaaataataaaattatcaaaaatttGTTTGCGGGATCAAAGTGTATCTCCATAAAATGCAAACACAGAAGAGGGCCCAGCGTGTAGCCATCCATCCGTTTGTACCCAAAAACCATGATGGTCAGTGTAGCgagaaatggaaatgcagaACTTATTGCGGCGAGTGAAAGAGGCAgggaaaaggagaaggagagcgGGTGAAGAGAAAGGCATGAGAGCaggagagcagcagcagaaggaggTGTAAAGTGCAAGGCCTGATGATAACGGTAGTTTCGCTTTCCTGCAATGGCGTTCAAGCACAAAGCGCAGACACCGACTAAAGCATGCCCACTTACCggtcttttttttgttctctgcTTGCTTTCCTTTTTACAGCTACTTTTTGTACagcttttttgtttaaatatattcgaAACCTTTGGAGCCCGCCGCCAGtctcaatatttttatttcggataaaagttaaaaaagtgGAGAAAGAGTGTAGAAATCACTTTACTGCAAACACTTTTTCCTAAATCCGCTTCTAATTTTCTGGACCAACGATTGAGAATCCAAGCTTCCGCACCATTCCCGACTGACTGACCAACGGCTTTGGTTTTCAGAGTTCTCGAACCAGCGAGGAATCGGCCCGGCATCGGCACGGGCTTCGGCCAGGCGATCGTGTCAACTGTCAGAAGCTTCGGGCAagctttctctttttttaagaAGACTCTCTTTCtggaagtttttgttttctaagtCTCTGCTTGGAGGGCATGTTGAAGAGATTTCAGATTATCCGTAGAATATTTACTACAAGGTTTGAATTAAGAAATACATAATTAATAAGTAATACattttgggattttttagtctaaaaaaaaaaaattgttatacCCTTTTTACCCTTTTTTGTTTCCCATAGGATCAGGGTATGGACTCGAAAAttgatcataactaagccaaaaatgcattaattttaattcggaaagcatTTATTGCATagtttttagttaataaacaaatctgcatacccagttaaaaaattttttaaattaaaattttcttaaatttttgaccattttgatgatgtaaccccttataaaattttaaaaattaaaaaattttttttttgtacatgtCTAAATTGATtctcctgttgatgctgattaagaatatatatgatttatagggtcggaaatgactccttgaatgttttttaaactttttacttaaattataattgtaaTGCCccagcaagggtatacaaatagCGTTTAATTCCAAAAGTTTAATTAGAAAAATCCCTTTCTATGTAATTCATTTCACTTTCATTTctattatatttcaatatttatttcagaattaaaatatcgaaataaatacaactaaAAACTCCCTACAAACAATTTCCACACCAAGGTTAATCCCCtttactccttttttttttgctagcCCATTTAAAGTGTCCTTCAAAAGCTCCGAAGCCTCTTTTTGAGATCTTACGCAAAGCCAAGGCCCGTTAATTAGGTTGCGCCAAAGAAAACTTTTacttggccaaaaacaatAGCCGACAATTGGCTATAAATAAAAGATCAGCAAATTAATGCTTGTCTTTATGGGTTTTAAAGCCTGTGGAAGCCATGGGGCCAAATCACCAATGACAATCAATGTTTACCTGGCTTGTTTATCCCAGTTTCGAGGGCCCTTCGTCCCTTCGACCGAACCACACTCGACCGAATTCCACTCAATTTTTGAATAGAGCGAGCAGAAAAGCTCTGTCGGGGGAGCCCTGCCAGTGCGGAAAACGGAAAAGCTCTTGGCGAGCGTTCAGTTGCGCGAAAACTCTCCAAGGCAGCGGACACATCCACGGAGCCGGAGCGTTGTTCCATCTCGCTCACTCGAACGCCGCCGCGCGTTTTGCCCTGCGAAGTTCCGACACTCACACCTCCCGCCGCCATTCATCTCGCGTGTGTGTAGAGTGTGTGTgcccctcaaaaaaaaaaaagaaatagaaaataataataaagaaaaaattaggaaaaagggaaaaggtTTAACCCTGTGCAGTGTATTGTGAAAattattttggccaaatgcAAAAGCCAAGCAGCGAATAGGAAAATcacagcagcggcggcggcagcaggaaAACTAGGAAACTCGTAAAAGCGCGGAGGATGTAGTCGCGAAATTTGAATGCACTTGTCTTGGTGacctcacacacactcacgccACCCCCCCACACACCCCACACACGGCCACTTGGAGAGCCCGTCAGGATGTGTAAGTGTTGTTTTGGCTCCCACGATTCGCCATTGATAAGCCACGAGTAGAAAATTCCTACCTGTAACAGCTGCCTTCTgtcctttatttttaaatatatatattttccagcaCGTAATCCGCTGTCCCTTATCCTTAAAGGGTCGTCCTGGCTCCACTCGCTTTGATGCTGCGGCTGAGCCGTGTTATTTTTTCTGAAGAGCCTGCTATTTTTATGCGGGCTGAGTGCGGGCTCTGGCTAAATTAGTTTGCGCATAAATTTTTGCCACAGTAAATTGGGGCGGAGGATTGAGCAATTTGTGAACGAAAACACACACCAAAATGGgcttttcaaaaataaatgagTTGTAATCTAAGCTAACTGGCAGATATGGCTATCATATCTAGAGAATGTATCTTAAAAACACCTGTTAAAATGTTGAAGGTGAAGGACAAGGGggaactttatttattttatcaagtttggtttttagttttgtttatttttcttttataaatttggtATTATTGATGCGGCAAGAAgataacattttattatttatttaagagctgaattaattttcttattgaAGCAGAAACTAACTAAGCAAAATAATGATTTGTGTCCTGTTATTTATAtaccttttttatttattttgtatcaTTACAGTTTATTACaccatttgtttatttaaaaaattctgaagtacaTTAATTCAGTGTAATTATTACGTTTCTTAGCCAGAGAAATAAGATTACATTCTAATAGAAATCCATGggaaattgtataaattatatagGTATTGTTGGTATACTTATAATATAATGTTAAActtgtttatataatttattattcattttatttttagcttcCAAGTTgtgttttatgtttgtttattaGCTTAACGTTTGTAGTATTACTAACTTAATAAACGAATTATattcattaataatttttatacatatttatttaattttcttcgtGTTACCGGAcctttatcttttttttttttttgtatgtttaGTTTATTAAATTCTATCTTAATTTATTaggcaaatttatttaatttaaatatctaacaatataataaaagagaACACTTTGaactataataaataattttaaatattactattCTTTAGGAAAttgcttaaataattaattttgaatacCTAAAACTGTATTCAATAATTCTAAATAATACTACTCTATAGGAAATtgcctaaaatattttataaaactataaaatatatttataaataattttattaaacagaaaatggcttaaaaaacttaaaaatattaattaaagctGGCAAATTGAATTACTTTGCTTAGgtagttatatttttatggcacATTTACCATTCCTTCCCCTTCTCTCCTTAAACAAACTCCTAGATCTCACCTCGCCTTGATTTTGGCGCCATGTCAGCAAGGGTTTAGGACCGATAACCGCTGGCTACGACCCCCTGGCGGCCATACCCACACACAGGTTAGCTTCGCGGATGCTCCGTTGGCTATTTTAGCGCGGCCATTGCTGCCGCTTATTGGCCCTGTTCGTCATGGCAGTTATGGCGTCTTTGCATGCCGCTGCGCTTCCGGCCAAGCACATACTTACAcactctctcattctctctgGCGTCTCGTTGAATAATAAAGCACGCAATTGGCA includes:
- the Jabba gene encoding uncharacterized protein Jabba isoform X4, which codes for MAQETGTTTGTGTGAKDQRQRDHIDEDEVSELQKSRSFYDRVREQAERFASTRMGQFVIERADRALVMIEDTAKWSLPQEKSAVPLARPLPWGPFLMLIILLRLTRIWLSVGALMIGNGPISPSDMVYFIQTRRRKLRAIRVHGLKVMRQQQQEVSYGSSSASGRGLTHKLTQWLSKAMCRPGVQRANSGRLFTVRNTEQTTQTTPAVMKRPREEDSHADADHNLTIDQMLAKYANENSEDDSDFVPNAEEEDTSGSSSESSQESSDEISSGEAEEVLSQAKPKPVENGVHKAAEKENDKEQDKDKAKGKAHLTTSSSNGDKDAVQEPAAEVGGATTLKVKLEDPQKSSPGHISAAMMNTRTYNNTAAAGSPTCFNTSLGTQALLKNASLKSVLGNPLHAHIGTERPTH
- the Jabba gene encoding uncharacterized protein Jabba isoform X5 — its product is MAQETGTTTGTGTGAKDQRQRDHIDEDEVSELQKSRSFYDRVREQAERFASTRMGQFVIERADRALVMIEDTAKWSLPQEKSAVPLARPLPWGPFLMLIILLRLTRIWLSVGALMIGNGPISPSDMVYFIQTRRRKLRAIRVHGLKVMRQQQQEVSYGSSSASGRGLTHKLTQWLSKAMCRPGVQRANSGRLFTVRNTEQTTQTTPAVMKRPREEDSHADADHNLTIDQMLAKYANENSEDDSDFVPNAEEEDTSGSSSESSQESSDEISSGEAEEVLSQAKPKPVENGVHKAAEKENDKEQDKDKAKGKAHLTTSSSNGDKDAVQEPAAEVGGATTLKVKLEDPQKSSPGHISAAMMNTRTYNNTAAAVFCLCFCYSVHVFKHNSQH
- the Jabba gene encoding serine-aspartate repeat-containing protein F isoform X2 encodes the protein MAQETGTTTGTGTGAKDQRQRDHIDEDEVSELQKSRSFYDRVREQAERFASTRMGQFVIERADRALVMIEDTAKWSLPQEKSAVPLARPLPWGPFLMLIILLRLTRIWLSVGALMIGNGPISPSDMVYFIQTRRRKLRAIRVHGLKVMRQQQQEVSYGSSSASGRGLTHKLTQWLSKAMCRPGVQRANSGRLFTVRNTEQTTQTTPAVMKRPREEDSHADADHNLTIDQMLAKYANENSEDDSDFVPNAEEEDTSGSSSESSQESSDEISSGEAEEVLSQAKPKPVENGVHKAAEKENDKEQDKDKAKGKAHLTTSSSNGDKDAVQEPAAEVGGATTLKVKLEDPQKSSPGHISAAMMNTRTYNNTAAAASTDPQTEPQPEPESEPHPQTETESFPETPTELPQQTPTENEESEDDEDSCSTSGSSQTGSTVESPENHLQLQSHSQAQPDTQAEQIREAVQQLSNYPTVDTLTPATSSEDIFYSPIGSPTCFNTSLGTQALLKNASLKSVLGNPLHAHIGTERPTH
- the Jabba gene encoding uncharacterized protein Jabba isoform X3, producing MAQETGTTTGTGTGAKDQRQRDHIDEDEVSELQKSRSFYDRVREQAERFASTRMGQFVIERADRALVMIEDTAKWSLPQEKSAVPLARPLPWGPFLMLIILLRLTRIWLSVGALMIGNGPISPSDMVYFIQTRRRKLRAIRVHGLKVMRQQQQEVSYGSSSASGRGLTHKLTQWLSKAMCRPGVQRANSGRLFTVRNTEQTTQTTPAVMKRPREEDSHADADHNLTIDQMLAKYANENSEDDSDFVPNAEEEDTSGSSSESSQESSDEISSGEAEEVLSQAKPKPVENGVHKAAEKENDKEQDKDKAKGKAHLTTSSSNGDKDAVQEPAAEVGGATTLKVKLEDPQKSSPGHISAAMMNTRTYNNTAAAGSPTCFNTSLGTQALLKNASLKSVLAHSTPTSAQNDQPTEPASKSTIPENQEEVLPAQPETEKSINPPNQKQQNHQNHQQQQRNHSHQRFRGRNRR